TTTTTGTGACATTTTATCTCTTAAGTTGTTCCATTGAGGTGAGGCTTGTGCCGTTGAAATGAAATCCTCCCCTTTATCCTCCATTGTATCAAAAGCTTctacatttgataaatcatcGTCCACCTCATTTAACAAATTCTTCTCATACAAATTttcttctctaacaaaattatgGAGAACAAAGCATGCATTTATGATTCTTACTTGTGTTTGCTTATCATAAAAGCTACTTTTCCTCAATATAGCCCACCTCTTTTTCAATAACCCAAAGGCTCTTTCAATAGTATTACGTGCGGATGAATGACGCAAGTTGAACAATTCTTTGTAGTTTGTAGGAGCACTTCCTCTCCACAAGTTTAAATGGTAACGTGTACCTTTATATGGAGCCAAGAAGCCTTGTGCATTAGAATATCCcaaatcaacaagaaaatatttatttgtgacattaaaaaaattatataagaaagtaaaattataaagaattataatTTCAAGCTACTTGAGGTTTTGCTTACTCCTAGGAACTTTGAGACCATTAGGTCTTCGGAGGGCGTCCCCTAAAATGCAAGGATCATAAGCCGATCCCTCCCAGCCAGGCAAAACATAATTGAACCGAAGACTTGGATCACATGTAGCTAGTACATTGGTAGTAATATCTCCTTTTCTATCTCTATATCTAGGTCGATCTTCGACGGGAACTGTCATCTTAATAAGTGTCCCATCAAGTTCCCCAAGTGCCTTCTCAAACCACTTCCACTTGTTGTCTCCATCATAAGTCACATTGAAATCTACTTGCTTGATATAATACTTGCCTATTTTCATCACAGCTTTGAGCACGGTATGGAATTGACGGCTTACCGTTTCTCTCGAACGAGTGAACACGACACCAATAGTTTTATTCTTCAGATCATGGGCAAGAGTATGTAGAAAAAAAAGCAACAATTTCTATTACGGTCACATTCCTAGTAGTAACTAGGTCTCCTCTAGTAACTAAAACCTCGCATAACTTATCAAAACATCTCCGATCCATACGTAACTGCTCTTTACAAATCCTATCATTCATGAGGGAATCCAACCAATATGCTCTTTTAATTGCACGTTCATGTTCGTTCCAAGGTACTTCTTTATGCTGAAACCTATCAAATCATGCTCCCACTACAACCATAATAAAGCCACTAACTATTGCAATTAGTTCCATTTCATCTTCATTCCTATCACTATTGTCATCTCTAGTTCGGTttctaacaatagaaacttGTCGATCATGAGACATGGTATACTGAGACATAATATAACcaatgttttaattaattaatgtaacattaataaataaaagctTGTAGATGCAAATtaataactaaaacacaaaaCATTTCTCAAATACCATAAGTACATTGCTCTAGTAATGAAGAAATTTAGATAGTTGTTAACACAAATAAATTAATGGGCAGCTCTACAAGAGATTTGAAACCAAGATCTAGCAATGGCTGCCTAAGAAGGGCGCTCAAATTACAAGAGCAGATAGCATAACAATTATTGGTACCTAGCAGTGAACGTAATATACCAACAAAATAGTCCAACATTCACCATGGAATTAATACTAGAATAAATCAAAAATCACCATTGAACGcaacaattcaacataaatcaaccattaaactcaaataaataaaaaactactcaacaattcaacataaatcaaaagtattgtaggaaaaaaaatcaaaattagggtttattaccCTCAAATCCGCCAGCCGCCTGTGAGAAGAGGGGAGGAGTAAGCGGTGGCCGGTGGGCTGTGGGTTGTGGGCTGTCGAGTGATGACTGGGACTCTAGGAGTCTGGGACGCAGCGTGAGAATTGAGGAAGTGAGGGGCTGAGCTGCAGAGGGCGTACGTGAGGCAATGAGGGAACTGGGAGTGGGATGCAGTGACTGTGAGGGAGgggatttaaattttaatatatatatttaatataaaaaaaaaataaaaaatatttgggCTGaataggaatttttttttacttgggtTGAAATTGTGTTGGAGTTGAgccaatttcaatttcaatttttcagCTTAGCCAAACAATGAAATTGGGCCAATTCTATCAATTCAAGTGAA
The sequence above is drawn from the Amaranthus tricolor cultivar Red isolate AtriRed21 chromosome 5, ASM2621246v1, whole genome shotgun sequence genome and encodes:
- the LOC130813488 gene encoding uncharacterized protein LOC130813488, whose amino-acid sequence is MVQSLGHKDNIRNHINMEINNSPRGFQHKEVPWNEHERAIKRAYWLDSLMNDRICKEQLRMDRRCFDKLCEVLVTRGDLVTTRNVTNKTIGVVFTRSRETVSRQFHTVLKAVMKIGKYYIKQVDFNVTYDGDNKWKWFEKALGELDGTLIKMTVPVEDRPRYRDRKGDITTNVLATCDPSLRFNYVLPGWEGSAYDPCILGDALRRPNGLKVPRSFLAPYKGTRYHLNLWRGSAPTNYKELFNLRHSSARNTIERAFGLLKKRWAILRKSSFYDKQTQVRIINACFVLHNFVREENLYEKNLLNEVDDDLSNVEAFDTMEDKGEDFISTAQASPQWNNLRDKMSQKMFREYQARMGAT